Proteins encoded together in one Cyanobium sp. WAJ14-Wanaka window:
- a CDS encoding cupin, which produces MADPGPHPMVCSAAIHPNNDSKALLFDYRQAANPVRRGLSDPIPYHSWGPELHASGSSAILPLDLSAELGAAGPATSPGLAAHFIRLDAGEAVKAAANATSSLFFVLSGSGRCGRPGEAKSEPVCLNWNQGDLFVLPAGAAPLLEADSTSVLYWVHDAPLLNYLGVVPSLPRFETTYYPGTWLKEELLKLAADLSSARSNRLSLLLANSDLPNTRTVTHVLWAMFGMVPAGASQAPHRHQSVALDLITECEPGCYTLVGTELEADGSIRDPKRIDWQAGGAFITPPGHWHAHVNESGSTAYLLPIQDAGLMTYLRSLDIRFA; this is translated from the coding sequence ATGGCAGATCCTGGTCCCCATCCGATGGTGTGTTCGGCAGCGATCCACCCCAACAATGACAGCAAGGCGCTGCTGTTCGATTACCGCCAGGCCGCCAATCCGGTGCGCCGGGGCCTGAGCGATCCAATCCCCTACCACTCCTGGGGGCCCGAGCTCCATGCTTCAGGCTCCAGCGCCATCCTGCCCCTCGATCTCAGTGCCGAGCTTGGTGCGGCTGGACCGGCCACCAGTCCAGGGTTAGCGGCCCACTTCATCCGTCTAGATGCCGGCGAGGCGGTAAAAGCCGCCGCCAATGCCACCAGCTCACTGTTCTTTGTGCTCTCCGGCAGTGGTCGGTGCGGACGCCCCGGTGAGGCCAAAAGCGAACCTGTGTGCCTGAATTGGAACCAGGGTGATCTGTTCGTGCTGCCGGCGGGGGCGGCGCCCCTACTGGAAGCAGACAGCACCAGCGTTTTGTACTGGGTGCACGACGCTCCCCTACTCAACTACCTCGGCGTGGTGCCGAGCCTGCCCAGGTTTGAGACCACCTATTACCCCGGTACCTGGCTTAAGGAAGAGCTCCTCAAGCTGGCGGCCGATCTCAGCAGCGCCCGCAGTAATCGCCTCAGCCTGCTGCTTGCCAACAGCGACCTGCCCAACACCCGCACGGTCACGCACGTGCTCTGGGCGATGTTTGGCATGGTGCCTGCCGGCGCCAGCCAGGCCCCCCACCGGCACCAATCGGTGGCCCTAGATCTGATTACCGAGTGCGAGCCAGGCTGCTACACCCTGGTGGGCACGGAGCTGGAGGCCGACGGCTCCATCCGGGATCCAAAGCGGATCGATTGGCAGGCCGGAGGAGCCTTCATCACTCCCCCTGGCCACTGGCATGCCCATGTGAATGAAAGCGGCAGTACTGCCTATCTCCTCCCCATCCAGGATGCGGGCCTGATGACCTACCTGCGCAGCCTCGATATCCGCTTCGCCTGA
- a CDS encoding MoaD/ThiS family protein, whose product MAVQVLIPTPLQKFTNDEASAELEATSVDALLDALEARYPGIKGRLCDEAGKLRRFLNVYVNSEDIRFLDNQATPLADGDEVSIVPAVAGG is encoded by the coding sequence ATGGCCGTTCAGGTTCTGATCCCCACCCCCCTCCAGAAGTTCACCAACGACGAGGCCAGCGCCGAACTCGAGGCCACCAGCGTGGACGCCCTGCTGGATGCCCTGGAGGCCCGATACCCCGGCATCAAGGGCAGGCTCTGTGACGAGGCGGGCAAGCTGCGCCGCTTCCTGAATGTCTATGTAAACAGCGAAGACATCCGCTTCCTCGATAACCAGGCCACCCCCCTGGCCGATGGTGATGAGGTGAGCATTGTGCCCGCCGTAGCTGGGGGTTGA
- the thrC gene encoding threonine synthase: MTATLSRSTFTGLRCKECGHPYEATARHVCEDVCFGPLEVVYDYEAIKNRVSRATIEAGPASIWRYRDFLPIEGDPIDVGTGFTPLLKANNLAKRLGLKSLYIKNDGVNMPTLSFKDRVVSVALTRAKELGFTTVSCASTGNLANSTAAIAAHAGLECCVFIPSDLELGKVLGTLVYNPTLMAVHGNYDQVNRLCSEVANTFGWGFVNINLRPYYSEGSKTLGYEVIEQLGWQLPDHIVAPLASGSLFTKIRKGFDEFIKVGLVEEKSVRFSGAQAEGCSPIAQAFAEGRDFITPVKPNTIAKSIAIGNPADGPYAIDIANKTKGTIAAVNDDEIIEGIKLLAETEGVFTETAGGTTIAVLKKLVEQGKINPDETTVAYITGNGLKTTEAIAGSIGEPYLIEAQLDSFKAAWQKAQASH; the protein is encoded by the coding sequence GTGACAGCCACCCTTTCTCGCTCCACCTTCACTGGCTTGCGCTGCAAGGAATGCGGCCATCCCTACGAGGCAACGGCCCGCCACGTCTGTGAAGACGTCTGCTTTGGCCCCCTGGAGGTCGTCTACGACTACGAGGCGATCAAAAATCGAGTCAGCCGCGCCACGATCGAAGCCGGCCCCGCATCGATCTGGCGCTACAGGGATTTCCTGCCCATAGAGGGCGATCCGATCGATGTGGGCACTGGTTTTACCCCCCTGCTGAAGGCCAACAACCTGGCCAAGCGCCTTGGCCTCAAAAGCCTTTACATCAAAAACGACGGCGTAAACATGCCCACCCTCTCCTTCAAGGACAGGGTGGTTTCGGTGGCCCTCACCCGCGCCAAGGAGCTGGGCTTCACCACGGTGAGCTGTGCATCCACGGGCAACCTGGCCAATTCCACGGCTGCCATCGCCGCCCACGCCGGCCTCGAGTGCTGTGTGTTTATCCCCAGCGACCTGGAGCTGGGCAAGGTGCTGGGCACCCTGGTTTACAACCCGACTCTGATGGCGGTGCATGGCAACTACGACCAGGTAAATCGCCTCTGTTCAGAGGTGGCCAACACCTTTGGCTGGGGCTTTGTAAATATCAACCTGCGTCCCTACTACTCCGAAGGTTCCAAAACCCTTGGCTATGAGGTGATCGAGCAGCTGGGCTGGCAATTGCCTGACCACATCGTGGCCCCCCTGGCTTCTGGCTCCCTGTTCACCAAAATCCGCAAGGGCTTTGATGAATTCATCAAGGTGGGCCTGGTGGAAGAGAAGTCCGTGCGCTTCAGCGGCGCCCAGGCCGAGGGCTGCAGCCCCATCGCCCAAGCCTTTGCCGAGGGCCGCGATTTCATCACTCCGGTGAAGCCCAACACCATCGCCAAGTCGATTGCGATTGGCAACCCCGCCGACGGCCCCTACGCCATCGACATCGCCAATAAAACCAAGGGCACGATTGCCGCCGTCAACGACGACGAAATCATCGAAGGAATCAAGTTGCTGGCCGAAACCGAGGGTGTGTTCACCGAAACAGCCGGTGGCACAACTATTGCCGTGCTGAAAAAGCTGGTGGAACAGGGCAAGATCAATCCCGATGAAACCACCGTGGCCTACATCACCGGCAACGGCCTCAAAACCACTGAAGCGATTGCCGGCTCCATTGGTGAGCCCTACCTAATCGAAGCCCAGCTCGACAGCTTTAAGGCCGCCTGGCAGAAGGCCCAGGCAAGCCATTAG
- a CDS encoding UPF0182 family protein: MALALGLFVLAGRLSIEWQWFSEFQAQGMLLRRWLLQLSAFVLVMGLGVPLQLRQLQRCWRLRLEASRKQLPNSPLFPLARLGLIGLLLLLLALLAGGLTYLMVQAQDLIAAPFSGQVITGIPVLADLPPLLLVGLAAGLVLPLLRWPLTTLRIALAAALAGSATALARGWSLWLPALLAVPFGQADPITGLDISFTVLQLPAFRLFLSVLLAQGLVGFAACLWLTFTEGKTLSELAFVGLSRAQKKVLQPQLALLALAAALGTALAPFALMVEGSGVASGAGFVDLHVRLPLRLLLALLLALTAGGLMVPLPGGWLRRGILVPLATAAALVPITEGVVAPLVQRLVVQPRELLLETPYLKRSIRATREAFGLSTMHSSVFEPRQRLTPGDLKQASGTIANIRLWDSQPLLATNRQLQQLRLYYSFPSAAVDRYPLLGDPQRNGSQQVLISARELDTAALPSGSDTWLNRHLVFTHGYGFTVSAVNAAGPDGLPLYFVRDLGRGGKVQGIPQLGVSNGRAREVLPVGRPQLYFASAKAPYVIAPSQVREFDYPDGDLNVYTRYDGEAGVPIGTPLRRLLVASYLGEPRLLASGSLNPQSKLLIRRQVNQRLAALFPFLRFESQPYLVTARVEQGAGYVAGQHQYWMLDGFTTSRSYPYSDPNPAGIRYFRNPVKAVVDAFNGRVWLYVSDPADPILRTWRRAFPELFQPLTAMPKPLLAHIQVPQSQFNIQAERLLRYHVTDVRTFYNGDDVWSVPLEIYGSSNTPVRPYHVTIQLPGQSNPEFVLLLPFSPLKRANMVGWLAARNDLPHYGQTRLVRFPQQRLLLGPQQISALIEQDPAISYQFGLWNRVGSKLIHGNLLVLPVGKGLLYVEPIYLQSKNNELPTLVRVVVTDGVNFVMERNLQDALKRLASRL, translated from the coding sequence TTGGCGCTGGCCTTGGGCCTGTTTGTGCTGGCAGGACGCCTCAGTATTGAGTGGCAGTGGTTTAGTGAATTCCAGGCCCAGGGCATGCTTTTGCGCCGCTGGCTGCTGCAGCTGAGCGCCTTTGTCCTGGTGATGGGCCTAGGGGTTCCCCTGCAGCTGCGGCAGCTGCAGCGCTGCTGGCGATTACGGCTCGAGGCATCTCGTAAGCAACTTCCCAACTCACCCCTTTTCCCCCTGGCGCGCCTGGGCTTGATCGGGCTGCTTCTGCTGCTGCTTGCCCTTCTGGCCGGTGGCCTCACCTATTTGATGGTGCAGGCCCAGGATTTGATTGCGGCACCCTTTAGCGGCCAGGTGATCACTGGCATCCCGGTGCTCGCCGACCTGCCCCCACTGCTGCTGGTGGGTTTGGCGGCCGGCCTGGTGCTGCCCCTGTTGCGGTGGCCGCTAACGACCCTGCGGATTGCCCTGGCGGCGGCCCTGGCCGGTTCAGCGACGGCCCTGGCCCGGGGTTGGAGCCTCTGGCTGCCTGCCCTTTTGGCTGTGCCCTTTGGCCAGGCCGATCCGATTACGGGTCTGGATATCAGCTTCACGGTGCTGCAATTGCCCGCCTTTCGCCTGTTTTTGAGCGTGCTGCTGGCCCAGGGACTGGTGGGTTTTGCTGCTTGCCTCTGGCTCACCTTCACAGAGGGCAAAACCCTCTCCGAACTGGCATTTGTGGGGCTGAGTAGGGCCCAGAAAAAGGTCCTGCAGCCCCAGCTGGCCCTTCTGGCCCTGGCCGCCGCCCTGGGCACGGCGCTTGCCCCCTTCGCCCTGATGGTGGAGGGCAGTGGGGTGGCCAGTGGGGCTGGTTTTGTCGATCTGCACGTGCGCCTGCCCCTGCGCCTGCTGTTGGCCCTGCTCCTGGCCCTCACCGCCGGTGGCCTGATGGTGCCCCTGCCTGGGGGCTGGTTGCGGCGAGGAATTTTGGTGCCCTTGGCCACCGCGGCAGCCCTGGTGCCGATCACCGAAGGGGTGGTGGCCCCCCTGGTACAGCGCCTGGTGGTGCAGCCGCGGGAATTGTTGCTGGAGACGCCATACCTCAAGCGCAGCATCAGGGCCACCCGGGAGGCATTTGGCCTCTCGACCATGCACAGCAGCGTGTTTGAGCCCCGCCAAAGGCTTACGCCTGGGGATTTGAAGCAGGCCTCCGGCACCATTGCCAATATCCGCCTCTGGGATAGCCAACCCCTACTTGCCACCAATCGGCAGCTGCAGCAGCTTCGCCTCTATTACAGCTTTCCCTCTGCGGCGGTCGACCGCTATCCCCTGCTCGGCGACCCCCAGCGCAATGGCTCCCAGCAGGTGTTGATTTCTGCCCGGGAGCTCGATACGGCTGCCCTGCCGAGTGGCTCAGATACCTGGCTGAACCGCCACCTGGTCTTTACCCATGGCTATGGCTTTACGGTCTCGGCCGTAAATGCAGCCGGGCCCGATGGTCTGCCCCTTTATTTCGTAAGGGACCTGGGCCGGGGGGGCAAGGTTCAAGGCATCCCCCAGCTTGGGGTCAGCAATGGCCGTGCCCGGGAGGTCTTGCCGGTGGGCCGCCCCCAGCTCTATTTCGCCTCGGCCAAGGCCCCCTATGTGATCGCCCCCTCCCAGGTGCGGGAGTTCGACTACCCGGATGGGGATCTGAATGTCTACACCCGCTACGACGGCGAAGCGGGTGTGCCGATTGGAACGCCCCTGCGGCGCCTGCTGGTGGCGAGCTACCTGGGGGAACCGCGCCTGTTGGCTAGTGGTTCGCTCAATCCCCAATCCAAGCTATTGATTCGCCGCCAGGTGAACCAGCGGCTTGCTGCCCTATTTCCATTTTTGCGCTTTGAAAGCCAGCCCTATCTCGTAACTGCCCGGGTGGAGCAGGGGGCGGGATACGTGGCGGGTCAGCACCAGTACTGGATGCTCGATGGCTTTACGACTAGCCGCAGCTATCCCTATTCCGATCCGAACCCGGCGGGAATTCGCTACTTCCGCAACCCCGTAAAGGCGGTGGTGGATGCCTTTAACGGCAGGGTTTGGCTCTATGTGAGTGATCCTGCCGATCCGATCCTGCGCACCTGGCGCCGCGCCTTCCCGGAGCTGTTTCAGCCCTTAACGGCCATGCCCAAACCGCTCCTGGCCCATATCCAGGTGCCCCAGAGCCAATTCAATATCCAGGCCGAGCGCCTACTTCGTTATCACGTCACCGACGTGCGCACCTTCTACAACGGTGACGACGTCTGGTCGGTGCCCCTGGAGATCTATGGATCCAGCAATACCCCGGTGCGTCCCTATCACGTAACGATCCAGTTGCCGGGCCAGAGCAACCCTGAATTTGTGCTGCTGCTGCCCTTCTCACCCCTCAAGCGCGCCAACATGGTGGGTTGGTTGGCCGCCCGCAACGACCTGCCCCACTACGGCCAGACCCGCCTGGTGCGTTTCCCCCAACAGCGCCTTTTGCTCGGGCCCCAACAGATTTCAGCCCTGATCGAGCAGGATCCGGCCATTAGCTATCAATTTGGGCTCTGGAACCGGGTGGGTTCGAAGCTGATCCACGGCAATCTGCTGGTTTTGCCCGTGGGTAAGGGGCTCTTGTATGTGGAGCCGATCTATTTGCAATCTAAAAACAATGAGTTGCCCACCCTGGTGCGGGTGGTGGTGACCGATGGGGTCAATTTTGTGATGGAGCGCAATTTGCAGGATGCCCTTAAGCGCTTGGCCAGCAGGCTTTAG
- the fba gene encoding class II fructose-bisphosphate aldolase (catalyzes the reversible aldol condensation of dihydroxyacetonephosphate and glyceraldehyde 3-phosphate in the Calvin cycle, glycolysis, and/or gluconeogenesis), translating to MALVPLRLLLDHAAENGYGIPAFNVNNLEQVQSIMEAAQETDSPVILQASRGARQYAGENFLRHLILAAVETYPDIPVVMHQDHGNSPATCFGAAANGFTSVMMDGSLMADAKSPASYEYNVAVTKEVVDVAHAIGVSVEGELGCLGSLETGMGEAEDGHGFEGKLDHSQLLTDPAEAADFVAKTKVDALAIAIGTSHGAYKFTRKPTGEVLAISRIAEIHKAIPNTHLVMHGSSSVPQEWLDMINKFGGAIPETYGVPVEEIQEGIRNGVRKVNIDTDNRLAFTAAVREAAAKDPANFDPRHFNKPARQYMKQVCLDRYQQFWCAGNASKIKQRDINYYAGLYEKGAL from the coding sequence ATGGCGCTCGTACCGCTTCGGCTGCTGCTCGACCATGCCGCAGAAAACGGCTATGGCATTCCTGCCTTCAACGTAAACAACCTGGAGCAGGTCCAGTCGATCATGGAGGCTGCCCAGGAGACCGACAGCCCGGTCATCCTCCAGGCTTCCCGCGGTGCCCGCCAGTACGCAGGTGAAAACTTCCTGCGCCACCTGATCCTGGCCGCAGTTGAGACCTATCCCGACATCCCGGTGGTGATGCACCAGGACCACGGCAACAGCCCCGCCACCTGCTTTGGCGCCGCTGCCAACGGCTTCACCTCGGTGATGATGGACGGCTCATTGATGGCCGATGCCAAGAGCCCCGCCAGCTACGAGTACAACGTGGCCGTCACCAAGGAAGTGGTGGACGTGGCCCACGCCATCGGCGTCAGTGTGGAGGGCGAACTGGGTTGCCTCGGTTCCCTGGAAACCGGCATGGGTGAGGCCGAAGACGGCCACGGCTTCGAGGGCAAGCTCGACCACAGCCAGCTGCTCACCGACCCCGCCGAAGCGGCTGACTTCGTCGCCAAGACCAAGGTAGATGCCCTGGCTATTGCCATCGGCACCAGCCACGGCGCCTACAAGTTCACCCGCAAACCCACCGGCGAAGTGCTGGCCATCAGCCGCATCGCCGAAATCCACAAGGCCATCCCCAACACCCACCTGGTGATGCACGGCTCCAGCTCCGTTCCCCAGGAATGGCTGGACATGATCAACAAGTTCGGAGGCGCCATCCCAGAGACCTACGGCGTGCCCGTAGAAGAAATCCAGGAAGGCATCCGCAACGGTGTGCGCAAGGTCAACATCGACACCGACAACCGTCTGGCCTTCACCGCCGCTGTCCGGGAAGCTGCCGCCAAGGATCCCGCGAACTTCGATCCCCGCCACTTCAACAAGCCTGCCCGCCAGTACATGAAGCAGGTGTGCCTGGATCGCTACCAGCAGTTCTGGTGTGCCGGCAACGCCAGCAAGATCAAGCAGCGCGACATCAACTACTACGCCGGTCTCTACGAGAAAGGCGCTCTTTGA